TCGACGCGGCGAACGGCTACCGGTACTACGACCAGTCCCAACGGGCGCGCGCCCGGCTGCTCCGGGACCTCCGAGAGATCGACCTGCCGTTGCCTGAGGTACGGGTCGCGCTGGACGCTGACCCGTCGGAGGTGGCGGAGGTAGTACGTGCTCATCTCCGCACCCTGGAAGCACGGTCCGCTGCGACGCGTACTGCCGCGGCCAATCTGTTGACGCAGCTGCTTGCTGAACACACCACCGCGGTGCTGGGCGGACCTGAGCTGGCCAGTGCGATTCGCCAGGTCACACCTACTGCTGCCGTGCATTCAGAGGACAACCTGGTTTTGAGTTGTGTGTTGATTGAGCTGGGACCGGACGAGCTCTCGTTTGTGGCGACCGATCGGTACCGGATGGCGGTGCGGACCGTTCGGCCGGTGGAGTTCGGCGGGGCGAGCGGGCAGGTGCTCGTACCGGCGGATCAGCTCGCGGCGGTGAGCCGGTGGGCGGCGGCCGGCGACATCGTACGGATCGAGGCGCGGTCGGGCGAGCGGGTGCGATTGGCGTACGGCGATGAGGTCCGTGAACTCGACACGATCGACGCGGAGTACCCGGCGTACCAGGCAATCCTCGACAACCTGACCCCGCCGGCCTGCCGAGTGGTCGTGGACCGGCTGAACCTGCTCGACGCACTCACCGGGCGCGAGGTGGTTGCCTTCGACATCGACCCGGAGGCGGTACGGATCGGCGACGAGGTAAAACTCGACGCCGTCGGCTCCGGCAGCGTACGAATCGGCTTCACCGCCGGTCTCCTGGCAGCCGCCCTCGAAGCGAGCGTCGGCCCGGACGTACTACTCGAGATCTGCGCATCCGATCGCCCAGCAGTCGTCCGCTCCGCCGACCAGGGCACGTTCACCACCCTGGTCATGCCAGTCCGCCTGGACGGATGAACCGGGCGTAATGCGTCTGTTCGACTCGAACCCCGTGCCGTCTTGGAGCGTCGTATCTCACTATGACGGTGATTTGGATCAACGGAACGTTTGGCGCGGGTAAGACTACGACGGCTGGGAAGCTGGTTGAGTTGGTTGAGGGGGCGCGGCTTTTCGACCCCGAGCATGTTGGCTATCTGCTGAAGGTGAACCTGAGCGATCAGCAGTTCACCGACTTCCAACAGCTACCACCGTGGCGCGCGCTGGTCCCCGCCGTGATCGACGAAATCATCCGCTTCACCGGCCATCACGTGATCGCGCCACAGACCGTACTGGTCGAGTCGTACTGGCACGAGCTGGAGGCAGGCCTACGTTCCCGCGGTCACGACGTCGTACACGTCCTTCTCGACGCGGACGCCGACACCCTCCACGACCGAATCGACGCCGACCCGACCGGCACCGACATCCGCCCCTGGCGCCACCAGCACGTAGACACCTATCTCGCAGCCCGCCCCTGGCTCACCGCATCCGCCGATCTGGTCATAAACACCACCACAACCCCCGCCACCCCAGCCACCACCCGAATCCACAACCACCTGACGAAGCCGAAGGCCGGATGAGCACCCAAGGCTATTGACAGCATGTTGTCGTGATGACAATATGTTGTCTATGAGGACAGCATATGTGGCGGTGTACGAGACGTTGGCGGACTGGGAGATCGGGCACCTGGCCGTGGAGTTGCGGACCGGGCGGTTTACCGGGACGCCGTGGACCGTGGTGACGGTGGGGGAGTCGCTGGAGCCGGTCGTGACCATGGGCGGGATGCGGATCGTGCCGGACGTGACGATCGCGGACGTCTCGGTGGAGGCGGGTGATCTGCTGGTGCTCGCGGGGTCGGCGGAGTGGGATGCCGGCGGTGGGGTCGCGTTCGCGGAGTTGGCGGGGCGGTTCCTCGCGGCGGGTGTACCGGTGGCGGCGATCTGCGGCGCGACCGCGGGGCTGGCGCGGGCGGGATTGCTGGACGATCGGAAGCACACCAGTGCGGCGAAGGAGTACCTGCAGGCGACGACCGGATATCAGGGCTCGGACAACTACGTGGACGAGCGGGCGGTGGTCGACGGGGATCTGATCACGGCCGGTCCGGATTCGCCGGTGCAGTTCGCTCGCGCGGTGCTCGATCGGTTGCAGTTGGCCGACGAGAAGAAGCTGGAGGCGTACGAGGGCGTCTTCCACCGCGCCGACCCAGCGTCGTACGGGGTGCTGGTCGGGTGACAACGCCGGCGGACGAGCGGTCGCCGGACGAGCCAACCGGCGGATGGCCGCGCCGCCGCTGGTCCGCTGGTCGGGTGAGCGGGTTTGGTGCTGGATGATGATCGGATGACTGTTCCGCCGCGGGAGGACTGGCCTGAGGTTGGGAAGCGTTCTGAGGGTGGGGTGGTGGTGACGGACGTCATCCTCGCCACCTTCCGCCTGAACGCGCGGCTGATGGAGGCCGCGCAGGGCCTGGCCCAGCACGGTGACATGACAGCCGCCTGGTGGCAGGTGCTCGGTGGCGTACTGGACGAGCCGCGCTCGGTCGCCGACGTCGGCCGGATCATGGGTGTCAGTCGGCAGGGCGTGCAACGGATCGCGGACCTGCTGGTGGAGCGTGGCCTGGCGGAGTACCGGCCGAACCCGGCACACCGCCGCGCCAAACTGCTCGCCTGTACGGAGGCGGGCTACTGGGCGATCCGCCAGATCTCGGTCGCCCAGGGCCCGTGGACCACCGAGCTGGCGAAGTCCGTCGACGTCGAAGACCTGCGTACGACTCTGCGCACCATGCAGGCTCTGATCACCACGCTGGAAGAAGCTTGATCGCCAGGCTCTTCCCGTAGGTGTGCCGCGTCGTGAACGTCAGCCGGGTTCCGGTGAGCGTGCGCGTCACCTGTACGCCGGGCACCGGCGCCGCCGCGCGCAGGTACTGGGCCCACAGATTCACCGTGACGCTGTCCCGCTTCGTCGTCGGATCGGACACCGCGACCGAAACCGCCCCGCCGGACTGACGCCGCAGCAGCAACGAAGCCGGACCGTCGATGCTCAGACCGGGCAAGTTGTGCGCGCCACGGGTGAACGTATTCGCGGCCGTCAGGCGCAGGCCGAGATGCTGGATCGCCTGCATACCAACGGTGTTCGCGAGCACCACGATCCGTCCGTGCGCGTACGAGCGCATCGCCGATTCCGTTGCGTTGGGCACCAATGTGTACGCGAGCGACCGGGTCGTACCGGCCGGTTGGGTGAACGTCAATCCGAACACCTGCTTGGTGACGGCCGTGTCCGGATTGGTTGCCCTGATCAACCGTCGGCTGCGGGTCGCGGTCTGCAGGTCCACGGTCAACGCGGCCGGTTGCAAGAAGTGGTACCCGACCGCCGCCGTGCCGTTGGTGTAGCGCAGCCAGCGCGGGTCGACCGCTCCGGCGCCGGACCAGCTGCCGCCGTTGCGCCGTATGCCGGTCACGGACACCGCATCACCAGCGGCCGCGATCCGGGTGTCCAAGGTCGTCGTCACCGCACGGTCCGCGTCACCGACGCCGGCCGCGAGTACGACGATCTCGTCGTCGAGCAGGAACCACGACTTGGTCGCCGCCGCGTTCTTGTACACCGCGAAATCATCCGGAAGTTCGGCCCGGGACGCGTACGCGAAGTCGTCCGACTGCACCCAGCCGACCGCACCGTACGCCTCCAGCGTCGCGCCGCCGGAGTGCACGTTGGTTCCGGTCGGGAAGTAGACGTAAGTGTTCTGTGATTCAGACGAAGGAGTGAAATCCAGGGCCGGGTTGTCGTAGTACTGCTTCCCGTACAGCTCCGGGATCGTCTTCCGCGGCTCGACCGGCGCCGTCACCCCACCCAGCGCGTACGGCGAAACGCTGGTGAAGTAGTCCACGCCGAACGACCGGGTCTGATCCTCGCCGGACAGGTACAGGTAGTGCGCGCCGTCGCCCTGGAACCAGGGCATCAGGTTCTCGCCGCTCATGTACTCGTACTTGCTGATCCGCTCCGAGTTCCGCGCCAGCGCGAACGCGTACCCGGGCCGCCGGTGCACGGTCCGGTCCATCGCGTTGAACGCGGTCGTGCTCGCGGCCGGATTCAGGTCGGCGGGGACGATCGACGCGTCCGCCTTCAGGTCCGCGAACCGCCCGATGCTGACCGGCGAGGCGAACCCGTTCACGTTGATCGTCGGCCGCGCGGTGAACTTCGCGAACGCCTTCAGCCGGGCCGCGTCCGCGCCGGTCGCGTAGTCGGCCAGGTCGACGATCGCCTCGACCACGACCGCGACATCGTCGTACCCGGTCGCCGTCCGGGAGACCGCGCGGCCCTTGACGATCTCCATCATCCAGCCTTCGAAGATCAGCGGCGCGAACCCGTGCTCCACCCATCCCTGCACGACGCCGACAAGATCGTCGCTCTGCGCGTACTCGGTCCCGGCCAGCACCTTGATCGTCTGCACGACCCGGCTGAGCAGGGCTTTTCCGTACGATCCGGTGTATGCGACGGAGGCATGCTGTACGAACGAACCGTCCGCGTAGTACCCGTCCGTGACACCGTGTTGCAGGTTGTACGGGTCGACCGTGGCGAAGACGGTGAACTGATCCTGCAACGCCTTGCGGAGCCGCGCGTCGTCGTTGAGCAGCGCGCCCTGGAGTACGCGGTTGGCGGTGATGTCGACGAGGTTCGCGCCGGTGTGGAAACGCGAGTCGAGGTCGACGTCACCGTTCTTGCCGTTGCGCAGGTACGCGTCCATGGACGTCACGTACCGGGTGATCAGGTCGGGCGGGGCGTCGATCAGCGCGAGCGTCTTCGACGCGTACGTGGAGATGCCGATCTCCCAGGTGAACCAGTTGCCGTAGTACCCCTTCGACTGGTCGCCGTAGTAGTTGTCGTGCAGCCAGATCAGCTTGTCCGCGATCCGGCTCCGAACCTGCTCGTTGCCTTGCAGGTCCGACGCCGGTCCGGGCCGGCGGTACGCGAGCGCGATCTCGTACAGGTGCTGGTACGACGCGCTGAGGTTCGGATCGCTGGTACCGAGCGGGAGGCCCGCGAACAGCTCGCCGGCGCCGGCGCGGTCGAGCGCGGCCAGCCAGGTACGCGCCGTGCTGTCGATCGCGGCGACCTTCGCGGCCACCTCGGGGCGCGCGTTCGACTCCGGCGTACCGGCGTAGATCGCGATCGCGTTGGCGAGCAGCTGGCTGGGGTTGTCCGTCATGAGGCGGTGGGGCACTGCGGCTTGAGCGGCCGGCGCCGGTCTGACGGCGGTCAGCAGCGCGGTGGCAGGAACGAAGGACAGCAGGCGGCGGCGGGTGACGTCCACTGGTACTCCCAGGCGGAGGGGAAAACCTGACGCCGAGAGTCAATCAGTCGAAACTATCCTTCAGCAACCGCTTGCCATCATCTTCTTCCCGCCACCCCTCGTGCCGTCCGCTCCGACCGCCTGGTCAGGGCGGCCGGCTGGGCGGTCAGGCGCCACCCGCGCCGATCAGCTGCGGATCGATCGACAGCACCCGGACCGGACCGCCGTTCGCCTTCGACGGAATCACCACGGCCACCTGGTGCAGGTAGTCCTGGTGCAGCGTCTGGGTGTACTTGGCGCCGTTGCTGAACGCCGTCGCCTCGCCGCTGGTCCAGAACGCGTTGGAGCCCGGCTCGACCCGCTGCAGGTACTGCTCGGTGAGCGTCAGGAACACCAGCGCGTCACCGGACGCGGTGATGAACGACAACGGTTGCCCGGCCGGGAGGAACGCGTCGGTCACGCTCGCGATGTACGGCTCGGCGGTGTCGTTCAGCTTCGACGACGAGCGCTGCCGCAGCAGGCTGGTCAGGCTCGGTGCGGCGATGAACCGCTTGGCCTGCGGAGCCTTCGGGCCGGCAGTCAGGTACGTCGCCAGGTCCTGGGCGACCGCCTCGGGCTGCTGGTCGAGCTGGCTCAGGTCGGCGGGTTCGGGCGTACGCAGGCCGTCGACCGTGGGCAGGGCGACGGCCTTCGACGGGTAGACCGAATGCGTCAGCAACCACGGGCTGCCGGCGTTCTCGCGCTGCCAGACGCCGAGCTGGCGGCTGCCGGGCGCGTTCGAGATGCCGGAGCTGACCACGAACCGCATCGGGTACGAGGAGAACTGCGGCGCGCCGATCTCCGGGGTGGTGTACGTGAACGGCTTCGAAGTGTCCTTGCCGGCGGCATCGAGTTTCCGGCCGATCACGAAACCGGCCTGCGTCTGCGCGAGGGTCGGGTAGCCCTCGACGGTCGCCGACAGTTTGGCGTCGCGGGTCTGGTTCGCCTTGTTGTTGACCTCGTTGTAGTGCTGCACGATCGTCTGCGCGTCGGCGAGCGTGACCGCCGGCCGGCTCTCCGGCGCGGTCAGGCTGTTCTTCGGCGGGACCAGTCCGCAACTCGTCGTGGTCAGCAGCAGCGCGCCACTCGCCAGCAAGGCGGCCGTCCGGCGCACCGCCTCGTCACTCTTCTCGAACTCCGGCGACGCGGCCAACGGAACAACCTCGTCCTCGTCAACCTTCTCAATCCGCATCTCCGGCTCACCTCGCCGGGACCAGGCAGGTCCAGCACCATCCACCGGCCCACCAATCAACACCGGCGCCTTCGCCCGAGCCACCGCCGCCGCGGACATAAACACCGGCGCCGCCGGCAGAGCTACCGGCGTCGGCCGCACAACCCCGGATTGTGAGCGAGTCGCCCCGTTCACACCCCCACCGCCCGCGCCCGCACCTGTGCTGCCTGCGCCCACGCTCGCGCTGGCAGTGCCCGCGCGGGCAGCGGCGGCTCCCGCGGTGGTCGCGGCAGCCGGAGCGGCGGTGAGGGGGGCGGCGGCTGTCGGCTGCATTTGCTCGGCGGGGACCGAGGTGCGCTGCGGCTCGACTGGGGCGAACGGGCTTACTCGTTCGGGGGCGAAGGGGGAGACGCTGTAGTCGAACTCGGCGGCTGGCTGCATCGCCGGTACCGGGGCGTCGGCTGCCGGCGCGCGTACTGGTGCGTCGGGGGTGAGCTCGGCGCCTCGGCTCGACTCTGTGGACAGTTGCTTGGCGGGGCGGCGGCGGAGGATGAGGGTGAGGCCAACGGCCAGGATGAGGATGCCGGCGCCCAGGATCAGTAGGCAGATGCCGAACAGGCGGTGCACCTGGATGCCGAAGCTGACCTGGGCGTTCACGGCCGGTGTCCCGTCCGCGTTCATCACGACGACGTCGTACTTGCCGTCCTGGATCGGCCAGCTGATCGACTGCGTACCGGGCGCCGATTGCGCGACCCACCAGTCCAGCTCACCAGGTGGCGTCAGCTTGTTGGTACGCCCACGCATCTCCTGCGTGCCGAACGTCCGCGGCGGGTCGAACCGGATCAGCCGGGTGTTCGCGGCGCCGGACAGGTAGTCGCTGACGTCGAGGTCCTGGCCGACGCCGACGAACAGCGGCTTGTCGCCGGTCGCGGTGACGTGCAGCGTCGGGCCGTGCCGGTCGAGCAGCGCGGGCGCGGTGACGACCGCGACGCCGCTGCTGGTGAGGCCGCGGGCGGGCGTCGAGATCGTGTTGTCCGGTCCGACCAGCCAGAAGGCCGCGACGGCTCCGACGGCGGTGGCCAGCAGGCCTGCCAGTGCCAGCAGCAATCCAAAGGTGATGCGGGCGATGCGCATGAAGAGGCTCCCGTAGTACGACGAGCCCGGTCACGGACGGGTGGACCGGACTGCGGGCTCGCGGTCCGGACCCCTCTCCAGGTATCCGAATCCTCACCCTTTGTCACTGACTAACTGAGCGAACAAGGATCTGTTACGATTTCGTGTATTAGCGAATGGTCATTCACAAACTAGGAGGCACTGACATGGCCCGGCCCCGGCTGGTGAGCGACGACGTGATCCTGGACGCGACGCGTCAGGTTCTGGCCGAGCTCGGACCGGTGAAGCTGACCCTCGCGGCGGTCGGCGCGCGGGTGGGGCTGGCGCCGCCGACCCTGATGCAGCGGTTCGGATCCAAGCGCGGTCTGCTGCTCGCCTCCGCCGCCCGGTCACCGCTGATGGTCCGGTACGCCGCCGACCAGGCCGCGGCCCGGGACGGTTCGCCGCTGGCCAATCTCCGGTACTTCGCGCTCTCGTCGGTCGCCCACATCACGCGGCGCGAGGAACTCGGCAACGGGCTCGGATTCGTTCAGCTCGACGTCGCGGACCCGGAGTTCCGGAAGCACGCGCTGGCGTACGCGGCCGCGATCGTGGCGGCCTGCGATCAGTTCTACCGCGCCGCGATCGAGGCCGGCGAACTACGCCCGGACACCGACGTACCGGCGCTGGCCCGACACACCCTTGTCTGTTTCGAAGGCACGCTCCAGGTCTGGGCGGTGAACGGCTGGGGCTCGTTGACCGAGTTCCTGACCGAGCAGCTCGACCTGATGATCGCGCCCTATCTCAACCAGGAGTAACAGTGTTCTTGCGAGTGGTGGTCTTCTACCTGATCACGATGACCTTCAGCGGCCTGCTGAACGCGTTGCAGTCGGCAACCGGTCCGAGTACGGATCTGATCCAGCTGGTGCAGTTCGCGCCGGCGCTCGGCGTTGGCGTGATGTACCTGCTCTTCCGCCGTACGACCCGGGTCGCCGCCCGCTTCACCCCGGCCCCGGTCGTGGTCGGGCGTAGCATTCTGATGATCGGCATCGTCACCGCGGCGATGCTCGTGTCCGTCCTGGTGCATGTGGTCGCCGGGCAGACCTGGCGGGCGGAGAGCCTGCCGTTCCCGTTCGGGGTGCTGGTGATCACGATGCTGATCGGTGCCGCGGGTGAGGAGCTCGGCTGGCGCGCGTACCTGCAGCCCTACCTGCAGACGCGGTTCTCGGTGCTGCGTTCGTCGCTGATCGTCGGGCTGCTCTGGGGGTTCTGGCACATCGGTGGGTTCGCCAACGGAATCGTGTTCATGCTGCTGTTCGTGGTGATGGCGACGTCGATGTCGGTCGTGATGGGCGCGGTGCTGGCCGGCGCGCGGCGTACCAACCTGGTGATCGCCACCGTGATGCATGCGGCGGTGAACCTGTGGCTGATCCTGCTGTTCACCGAGGAGAAGGGCAACCTGTTCCCGATCGCCGTACTGGCCGTGGTCTGGGCGATCACCGCCTACGTGGTGCACTCAGTGCAGGTACGACGCTCCGTTGTAGTCCAGAACCGCTCCGCTCGCCCAGTTCGCCTCGGCTGACGCGAGCCAGTGGATCGCCTGGCCGACCTCCTCGGCGGTGGCGACGCGACCAAACGGGCTTTGCGCCCGGATCGCGTCCCCGCCGGGGCCGGTCAGGAACGCCTCGGTCATGTCGGTGGCGATGAAACCGGGCGCGATTGACGTCACGCTGATGTCATGTGGCG
The genomic region above belongs to Kribbella solani and contains:
- a CDS encoding MerR family transcriptional regulator, which translates into the protein MRVTISEFARLVGLAPSALRFYDDCGLLPPAEVDAANGYRYYDQSQRARARLLRDLREIDLPLPEVRVALDADPSEVAEVVRAHLRTLEARSAATRTAAANLLTQLLAEHTTAVLGGPELASAIRQVTPTAAVHSEDNLVLSCVLIELGPDELSFVATDRYRMAVRTVRPVEFGGASGQVLVPADQLAAVSRWAAAGDIVRIEARSGERVRLAYGDEVRELDTIDAEYPAYQAILDNLTPPACRVVVDRLNLLDALTGREVVAFDIDPEAVRIGDEVKLDAVGSGSVRIGFTAGLLAAALEASVGPDVLLEICASDRPAVVRSADQGTFTTLVMPVRLDG
- a CDS encoding AAA family ATPase gives rise to the protein MTVIWINGTFGAGKTTTAGKLVELVEGARLFDPEHVGYLLKVNLSDQQFTDFQQLPPWRALVPAVIDEIIRFTGHHVIAPQTVLVESYWHELEAGLRSRGHDVVHVLLDADADTLHDRIDADPTGTDIRPWRHQHVDTYLAARPWLTASADLVINTTTTPATPATTRIHNHLTKPKAG
- a CDS encoding TetR/AcrR family transcriptional regulator codes for the protein MARPRLVSDDVILDATRQVLAELGPVKLTLAAVGARVGLAPPTLMQRFGSKRGLLLASAARSPLMVRYAADQAAARDGSPLANLRYFALSSVAHITRREELGNGLGFVQLDVADPEFRKHALAYAAAIVAACDQFYRAAIEAGELRPDTDVPALARHTLVCFEGTLQVWAVNGWGSLTEFLTEQLDLMIAPYLNQE
- a CDS encoding polysaccharide lyase family 8 super-sandwich domain-containing protein, with translation MDVTRRRLLSFVPATALLTAVRPAPAAQAAVPHRLMTDNPSQLLANAIAIYAGTPESNARPEVAAKVAAIDSTARTWLAALDRAGAGELFAGLPLGTSDPNLSASYQHLYEIALAYRRPGPASDLQGNEQVRSRIADKLIWLHDNYYGDQSKGYYGNWFTWEIGISTYASKTLALIDAPPDLITRYVTSMDAYLRNGKNGDVDLDSRFHTGANLVDITANRVLQGALLNDDARLRKALQDQFTVFATVDPYNLQHGVTDGYYADGSFVQHASVAYTGSYGKALLSRVVQTIKVLAGTEYAQSDDLVGVVQGWVEHGFAPLIFEGWMMEIVKGRAVSRTATGYDDVAVVVEAIVDLADYATGADAARLKAFAKFTARPTINVNGFASPVSIGRFADLKADASIVPADLNPAASTTAFNAMDRTVHRRPGYAFALARNSERISKYEYMSGENLMPWFQGDGAHYLYLSGEDQTRSFGVDYFTSVSPYALGGVTAPVEPRKTIPELYGKQYYDNPALDFTPSSESQNTYVYFPTGTNVHSGGATLEAYGAVGWVQSDDFAYASRAELPDDFAVYKNAAATKSWFLLDDEIVVLAAGVGDADRAVTTTLDTRIAAAGDAVSVTGIRRNGGSWSGAGAVDPRWLRYTNGTAAVGYHFLQPAALTVDLQTATRSRRLIRATNPDTAVTKQVFGLTFTQPAGTTRSLAYTLVPNATESAMRSYAHGRIVVLANTVGMQAIQHLGLRLTAANTFTRGAHNLPGLSIDGPASLLLRRQSGGAVSVAVSDPTTKRDSVTVNLWAQYLRAAAPVPGVQVTRTLTGTRLTFTTRHTYGKSLAIKLLPAW
- a CDS encoding type II CAAX prenyl endopeptidase Rce1 family protein, which produces MFLRVVVFYLITMTFSGLLNALQSATGPSTDLIQLVQFAPALGVGVMYLLFRRTTRVAARFTPAPVVVGRSILMIGIVTAAMLVSVLVHVVAGQTWRAESLPFPFGVLVITMLIGAAGEELGWRAYLQPYLQTRFSVLRSSLIVGLLWGFWHIGGFANGIVFMLLFVVMATSMSVVMGAVLAGARRTNLVIATVMHAAVNLWLILLFTEEKGNLFPIAVLAVVWAITAYVVHSVQVRRSVVVQNRSARPVRLG
- a CDS encoding MarR family winged helix-turn-helix transcriptional regulator, with product MTVPPREDWPEVGKRSEGGVVVTDVILATFRLNARLMEAAQGLAQHGDMTAAWWQVLGGVLDEPRSVADVGRIMGVSRQGVQRIADLLVERGLAEYRPNPAHRRAKLLACTEAGYWAIRQISVAQGPWTTELAKSVDVEDLRTTLRTMQALITTLEEA
- a CDS encoding DJ-1/PfpI family protein, with amino-acid sequence MRTAYVAVYETLADWEIGHLAVELRTGRFTGTPWTVVTVGESLEPVVTMGGMRIVPDVTIADVSVEAGDLLVLAGSAEWDAGGGVAFAELAGRFLAAGVPVAAICGATAGLARAGLLDDRKHTSAAKEYLQATTGYQGSDNYVDERAVVDGDLITAGPDSPVQFARAVLDRLQLADEKKLEAYEGVFHRADPASYGVLVG